The Vicia villosa cultivar HV-30 ecotype Madison, WI linkage group LG1, Vvil1.0, whole genome shotgun sequence genome includes a region encoding these proteins:
- the LOC131655988 gene encoding uncharacterized protein At4g04775-like, which yields MDSTRSSSFGNSIGRSIPRCGCNESMKMFVSNTHENPRRKFWRCKNRGKSDAACDLFLWDDEVVEHIMRDGKKEVFRGGELVIKNSEFTLDQMKAFGLQFGKEFGKEFSKEFGLDASSKKVEKLKKMLNEERKKNFRLMVALVASWMLLFVVYKMC from the exons ATGGACTCTACAAGGAGCTCGTCATTTGGCAATTCAATCGGTAGATCAATACCCAGATGTGGATGCAACGAATCAATGAAGATGTTTGTCTCAAACACACACGAAAACCCTCGGAGGAAGTTTTGGAGATGTAAGAATCGTGGAAAG AGTGATGCAGCATGCGATTTGTTTCTTTGGGATGATGAAGTCGTGGAACACATCATGAGAGATGGGAAGAAAGAAGTTTTCAGAGGTGGAGAGTTGGTTATCAAAAACAGTGAATTCACACTTGATCAAATGAAAGCTTTTGGATTACAGTTTGGGAAAGAGTTTGGAAAGGAGTTTTCCAAAGAATTTGGCCTAGATGCATCTTCAAAGAAGGTTGAAAAGTTGAAGAAAATGCTGaatgaagaaaggaaaaaaaacttCAGGTTGATGGTGGCCTTGGTAGCATCTTggatgttgttgtttgttgtataCAAGATGTGTTAA